In the genome of Oncorhynchus clarkii lewisi isolate Uvic-CL-2024 chromosome 4, UVic_Ocla_1.0, whole genome shotgun sequence, one region contains:
- the LOC139407194 gene encoding failed axon connections homolog, which produces MYWRVGFAWTRSCVVDLGRNQSFSFGLGGSDEQLSFYGYIIAYPLQDYGGIMSALGSDSWWRKTLYLAGGALLATAAYLLHELLAIRKEQELNSKDAIILHQFSRPKSGVPSLSPFCLKIETYLRMVDLPYQNYFDGKLSPQGKMPWLEYNQEQVSGTEFIIDFLEEKLGVSLNKNLSSQEKAVSRAVTKMVEEHFYWTIAYCQWVDNLEETQKMLAVSGPLSDLLKWILSHLTGGIVKREMYGHGIGRFTKEEVYTLMEKDMRTLATLLGDKKYLMGPKLSMVDATVFSHLAPAMWTLPGTRPEQLIKGELINLAMYCERIRRRFWPEWFVDLEDFCYDDTTEDDDSLSKLQDLGLYSRTDTFQDEASPPHTHTHTHTISPDSDRTGHSLYDSDMDTECSEMEQLKC; this is translated from the exons ATGTACTGGCGCGTCGGGTTCGCCTGGACGCGCTCGTGTGTGGTTGATCTTGGCCGGAACCAGAGCTTCTCCTTCGGCCTGGGCGGCTCCGATGAGCAGCTCTCGTTTTATGGGTACATCATCGCCTACCCTCTGCAGGACTACGGCGGGATCATGTCGGCCCTTGGGTCGGACTCGTGGTGGCGGAAAACGCTTTATCTTGCCGGGGGCGCTCTGCTCGCCACCGCTGCCTATCTATTGCACGAGCTGCTCGCCATCAG GAAAGAACAGGAGCTGAACTCTAAAGACGCCATCATCCTTCACCAGTTCTCCAGGCCAAAGAGCGGtgtcccttccctctcccccttctgccTCAAGATAGAGACCTACCTACGCATGGTGGACCTGCcctaccag AACTACTTTGATGGGAAGCTTTCTCCCCAGGGGAAGATGCCATGGTTAGAGTACAACCAGGAGCAGGTGTCTGGTACAGAGTTCATCATCGACTTCCTGGAGGAGAAGCTGGGCGTGAGCCTCAACAAGAACCTCAGTTCCCAGGAGAAGGCTGTGTCCCGGGCTGTCACGAAGATGGTGGAGGAACACTTCTACTG GACCATAGCGTACTGTCAGTGGGTGGACAACCTGGAGGAGACCCAGAAGATGCTGGCGGTGAGTGGGCCGCTGAGTGACCTACTCAAGTGGATCCTGAGTCACCTGACCGGCGGCATCGTGAAGAGAGAGATGTACGGCCACGGGATTGGACGGTTCACCAAGGAGGAGGTCTACACTCTGATGGAGAAAGACATGCGGACGCTGGCCACCCTGCTCG GTGATAAGAAGTACCTGATGGGTCCTAAGCTGTCCATggtggatgccactgtgttcagCCATCTAGCCCCTGCTATGTGGACCCTGCCGGGCACACGGCCAGAGCAGCTCATCAAAG GCGAGCTGATCAACCTGGCCATGTACTGTGAGAGGATCCGCCGGCGCTTCTGGCCCGAGTGGTTCGTTGATCTGGAGGACTTCTGTTACGATGACACCACAGAGGACGATGACTCCCTGTCCAAACTCCAAGACCTGGGGCTGTATTCCCGCACAGACACCTTCCAGGATGAGGCCagtcctcctcacacacacacacacacacacacaatctccccAGACAGTGACCGCACAGGCCACTCGCTCTACGACTCGGACATGGACACGGAGTGCTCCGAGATGGAGCAGCTCAAGTGTTGA